The Pyrococcus horikoshii OT3 genome includes a window with the following:
- a CDS encoding transcription initiation factor IIB produces the protein MRCPVCGSSKIIYDPEHGEYYCAECGHVIKSFDTRVRTFSSPPKFRSKGTSDMVREKIHRLKRLDSFGNKTEKLGVEEISRISSQLCLPKHVEREAVRIYRKLIKSGVTKGRSIESVAAACIYISCRLYKVPRTLDEIAKVAKEDKKVIARVYRLVVKKLGLSSKDMLIRPEYYIDKFADELEVSERVKRRALRLLNEAKDKGITSGKNPLGLAASILYIASLLEGERRTQKEIARVAGITEVTIRNRYKELVKELRIRV, from the coding sequence ATTAGGTGTCCAGTTTGTGGTTCTTCAAAAATTATTTATGACCCCGAGCATGGTGAGTATTACTGTGCAGAGTGCGGCCACGTAATTAAATCCTTTGATACTAGGGTTAGAACATTTTCTTCTCCCCCTAAGTTTAGGAGTAAGGGAACTTCGGATATGGTTAGGGAAAAGATCCATAGGCTTAAAAGATTGGATAGCTTTGGAAACAAGACAGAAAAGCTTGGAGTTGAAGAGATTAGTAGGATATCCTCCCAGCTTTGCCTTCCCAAACATGTGGAGAGGGAAGCTGTGAGAATTTACAGGAAACTAATTAAAAGTGGAGTCACTAAGGGAAGGAGCATTGAAAGCGTCGCTGCAGCTTGCATCTACATCTCATGTAGGCTATACAAAGTCCCGAGAACGCTAGATGAGATAGCAAAAGTAGCGAAGGAGGATAAGAAGGTTATAGCAAGGGTGTATAGGCTCGTGGTCAAAAAGCTCGGCTTATCATCAAAGGATATGCTAATAAGGCCAGAGTATTACATAGATAAGTTTGCCGACGAACTTGAAGTCAGCGAGAGGGTTAAGCGGAGGGCCCTCAGGTTGTTAAATGAAGCCAAGGATAAGGGTATAACGAGCGGTAAAAATCCCCTCGGTTTAGCGGCCTCGATACTTTACATAGCCTCACTTTTGGAAGGAGAAAGGAGAACCCAGAAAGAGATAGCTAGAGTCGCGGGCATTACTGAAGTAACGATAAGAAATAGATATAAGGAACTCGTTAAAGAATTAAGGATAAGGGTTTAG
- a CDS encoding ABC transporter permease, whose product MKVINVGMKDFEVGIRTRRFQVMIILFTIISLGMTYNLKRLGVSASLYKTPFQMLFLSSFSNAFNYSVALLGILLGATTINGEKERGTLRIMASKPIYRDQILLGKFLGGALILGASLGLFYILTIAFALLLGVTPNKDDVVMFLTTLPFSLLYALCFFSLGMLISTIIKKPKNAIVMGIFIFAFLSFVLPIIASVIALAVVGLPPIPSIPADASNLTEEELQELIIQDPSYQEWLNELVKTTEGILYISPNYHYQEIIRMIFGGKPQISEVISALAYEESIVEDRSILESLQLAWENILVLTIASMLFIGLSYMRFVKMDY is encoded by the coding sequence GTGAAGGTTATCAATGTAGGAATGAAGGATTTTGAAGTTGGCATTAGGACGAGAAGATTTCAAGTAATGATAATCCTTTTTACAATAATCTCCCTGGGAATGACTTATAACTTAAAAAGACTTGGAGTAAGCGCAAGCTTATACAAAACGCCTTTCCAAATGCTCTTTCTCTCAAGCTTCTCCAATGCCTTCAATTACTCAGTAGCTTTACTAGGAATTCTCCTTGGGGCTACAACAATAAATGGAGAAAAAGAGCGTGGAACGCTAAGGATAATGGCCTCAAAGCCAATTTATAGGGATCAAATACTTCTCGGAAAGTTCTTGGGAGGTGCTCTAATTCTTGGAGCATCTTTAGGCTTATTCTACATTTTAACGATAGCATTCGCCTTACTCTTAGGGGTTACTCCAAATAAGGACGATGTAGTCATGTTCCTAACGACACTTCCCTTCAGTCTTCTATACGCCTTGTGCTTCTTCAGCTTAGGAATGTTGATCTCCACTATTATAAAGAAGCCCAAAAATGCCATTGTAATGGGGATTTTTATCTTCGCATTCCTCAGCTTTGTCCTACCAATAATTGCGAGCGTTATTGCACTTGCCGTCGTTGGTTTACCACCAATCCCAAGCATTCCAGCGGATGCATCAAATCTTACCGAAGAAGAGCTTCAGGAGTTAATAATCCAAGATCCATCCTATCAGGAATGGCTGAACGAACTCGTAAAAACTACGGAAGGAATCCTGTATATCTCACCAAACTACCATTATCAGGAAATAATTAGAATGATCTTCGGCGGAAAGCCTCAGATAAGTGAAGTGATATCGGCCTTAGCATATGAAGAATCCATCGTCGAGGATAGGTCAATATTAGAAAGCCTACAATTGGCATGGGAGAATATCCTGGTGTTAACCATAGCATCCATGTTATTTATAGGGCTATCATATATGAGATTCGTTAAAATGGATTACTGA
- a CDS encoding stage II sporulation protein M produces the protein MFTTSIVLGFFSALTHDYSAYFGFDPFDNSNPGFLFFFRHNVKVALMLWSGALTFGGTTLLNLAFNGMILGSAVKTTAEQIGLIKTILLILPHGVFEIPAIIIAGAAGFKIPYELLRFALGRKEEIITEEDAKEFFKLIAISIVLIFIAALIESTVTVKIAESLR, from the coding sequence ATGTTTACAACTAGTATTGTCCTTGGTTTTTTCTCGGCTTTAACTCATGATTATTCCGCTTATTTTGGCTTTGATCCTTTTGATAATTCTAATCCAGGATTTTTGTTCTTCTTCAGACATAATGTAAAGGTCGCTCTTATGCTCTGGTCAGGCGCTTTAACCTTCGGGGGAACAACTCTACTAAATTTAGCATTTAACGGCATGATCCTAGGCTCAGCCGTTAAAACCACCGCAGAGCAGATAGGGTTGATAAAAACCATACTCCTCATACTCCCTCACGGTGTTTTTGAAATCCCTGCTATAATCATTGCAGGAGCGGCAGGCTTTAAAATTCCTTATGAATTGTTGAGGTTTGCTTTAGGCAGGAAGGAGGAGATAATCACGGAAGAGGACGCTAAAGAATTCTTCAAACTTATAGCAATTTCAATAGTCTTAATCTTCATTGCTGCCTTAATTGAAAGCACGGTAACGGTTAAAATAGCTGAGAGCTTAAGGTGA